A genomic stretch from Terriglobus sp. RCC_193 includes:
- a CDS encoding ABC transporter permease translates to MLTDLRDALRQLRKAPGFTATAILTLALGIGATTAIFTLVHQVMLKSLPVAKPEELWRVGDKIRCCNWGGYTQGDDNNFSLFSWEAYDYFRRHSPEFTDLAALQAGNAPLGVRRAGAHTPVDTHNGQYVSGNFFRTFGVQPWIGRLLSDSDDKEGAPLVAVMSHRVWQQKYGADPSVIGSSFQINGYAFTIIGVAPPGFYGAKLSGWGMPDFWLPIASEQALPGTQARMKKSRAAYLDIIGRVRPGTDPQKLEARLRVELHDWLGSHVPEMEPGELQLWQKQTLHLIPGGDGVTSMRNDYKDGLRLLFVAAACVLLVACGNLANLMLARGLKDRGQIAIRVAMGASRARLIRKALVETVTLAVIGGACGIAVAIWGTRLILYLAVQVGGKDNYVPISSTPSWPVLFFTLGISVLTGILFGVAPAWMTSHADPAEALRGANRSVGSNRSITQKVLVIGQVVMSIVLLSAAALLGRSLSNLKHQDFGFDHHGRYVAWINPTLSTLKPEQMEPLYRQLNDRLLAIPGIRAVASATYAPMTGDSWNEGIRVQGQPEPDAKADSSAGWARITPSFFSTIGAKVALGRAFTEEDTATTRHIAVVNQAFVNRFLKGQNPIGQHFGENRLKYSGTYEIVGVIRDIRYMTWGYKEPIGPMFWVPEAQSVQYDDPNFTDGDRWSHYLYNIVLWAPGNPPGLEEQVRKALTGVNSELVLNGVNPYTSVVNADFQQQDMIATLTTIFGVLGLLLAAIGLYGVMSYIVEQRTSEIGLRMAVGANRSDMVRMVLRGSFWQIAIGLGIGIPLAILAGKLLKDQLFNVQPWDPVMLIGAALLLAFAALIASAIPARRAASIEPMIALRNEG, encoded by the coding sequence ATGCTTACAGATCTGCGCGACGCCCTACGCCAACTTCGGAAGGCTCCAGGATTTACCGCCACTGCAATTCTGACCCTTGCCTTGGGCATCGGCGCCACCACTGCGATCTTCACGCTCGTTCACCAGGTCATGCTGAAATCGCTGCCGGTTGCCAAACCCGAGGAGCTTTGGCGCGTCGGTGACAAGATCCGCTGCTGCAACTGGGGTGGCTACACTCAGGGCGACGACAACAACTTCTCCCTCTTTTCTTGGGAAGCGTATGACTACTTCCGCAGGCACAGCCCGGAGTTCACAGACCTCGCCGCATTGCAGGCAGGCAACGCCCCGCTGGGTGTCCGCCGTGCAGGAGCCCACACCCCTGTCGACACACACAATGGTCAGTACGTCTCCGGAAACTTCTTCCGTACCTTCGGCGTTCAGCCATGGATCGGTCGTCTCTTGTCCGACTCGGACGACAAGGAAGGCGCGCCACTCGTCGCGGTCATGAGCCATCGCGTCTGGCAACAGAAGTATGGCGCTGATCCCTCCGTCATTGGTTCCAGCTTTCAGATCAACGGCTACGCCTTCACCATCATTGGTGTGGCTCCGCCGGGCTTTTATGGCGCAAAGCTCTCCGGCTGGGGCATGCCCGATTTCTGGCTCCCCATCGCCTCAGAACAGGCGCTTCCCGGCACTCAGGCCCGTATGAAGAAATCCCGCGCTGCCTATCTTGACATCATCGGCCGTGTCCGCCCCGGCACGGATCCGCAAAAGCTGGAAGCCAGACTTCGTGTCGAGCTACATGACTGGCTTGGCAGCCATGTACCCGAGATGGAACCCGGTGAATTGCAGCTTTGGCAGAAGCAGACGCTTCACCTCATCCCAGGTGGAGACGGCGTCACCTCCATGCGCAATGATTACAAGGATGGCCTCAGGCTCCTCTTTGTTGCCGCCGCCTGCGTTCTCCTTGTAGCCTGCGGCAACCTCGCCAATCTCATGCTCGCCCGCGGCCTCAAAGATCGTGGCCAGATTGCGATCCGCGTCGCGATGGGTGCTTCTCGCGCACGCCTCATTCGCAAAGCACTGGTTGAGACGGTCACACTTGCCGTCATCGGCGGAGCCTGCGGCATAGCCGTCGCCATCTGGGGAACACGCCTCATCCTCTATCTCGCCGTCCAGGTTGGCGGCAAGGATAACTACGTCCCCATCAGTTCCACCCCATCATGGCCTGTGCTTTTCTTCACCCTCGGCATCTCGGTACTCACCGGCATCCTCTTTGGCGTTGCTCCCGCATGGATGACATCCCATGCTGATCCGGCGGAAGCTCTCCGTGGGGCCAATCGTTCCGTGGGCAGCAACCGCTCCATCACGCAGAAGGTACTCGTCATCGGTCAGGTCGTCATGTCCATCGTTCTGCTCTCTGCGGCAGCACTGCTTGGCCGAAGTCTCAGCAACCTCAAGCACCAGGATTTCGGATTCGATCACCACGGCCGCTACGTCGCCTGGATCAATCCCACCCTCTCCACCCTCAAGCCTGAGCAGATGGAGCCGCTCTATCGCCAGCTCAATGATCGACTCCTCGCTATCCCCGGCATCCGTGCCGTTGCGTCCGCAACCTACGCTCCCATGACCGGCGACAGTTGGAACGAAGGTATCCGCGTCCAGGGACAACCTGAGCCCGATGCCAAAGCAGACTCCAGCGCGGGTTGGGCTCGTATTACCCCCAGCTTCTTTAGCACCATCGGCGCCAAAGTCGCCCTGGGCCGCGCGTTTACCGAAGAAGACACCGCGACCACCCGCCACATCGCCGTCGTGAATCAGGCCTTCGTCAACCGCTTCCTCAAAGGGCAAAACCCAATCGGTCAACACTTCGGCGAGAACCGCCTGAAATACTCCGGAACCTATGAGATCGTGGGCGTCATTCGCGATATTCGCTACATGACATGGGGTTACAAAGAACCAATCGGTCCCATGTTCTGGGTTCCTGAAGCGCAATCCGTGCAATACGACGATCCCAACTTCACCGACGGCGACCGCTGGTCCCATTACCTCTACAACATCGTCCTCTGGGCGCCCGGCAACCCACCCGGCCTGGAAGAACAAGTCCGGAAAGCTCTGACAGGCGTCAACTCGGAACTCGTTCTCAATGGCGTCAATCCCTATACCTCCGTCGTCAACGCCGACTTCCAGCAGCAGGACATGATCGCTACACTCACCACAATCTTCGGTGTGCTCGGCCTTCTCCTTGCCGCTATCGGACTCTATGGCGTCATGTCCTACATCGTCGAACAACGCACCAGCGAAATCGGACTCCGTATGGCAGTAGGCGCCAACCGGTCGGACATGGTCCGCATGGTTCTGCGTGGTTCGTTCTGGCAGATCGCCATAGGCCTCGGTATCGGTATCCCGCTCGCTATCCTCGCTGGAAAACTTCTCAAAGATCAGCTCTTCAACGTTCAGCCCTGGGACCCTGTCATGCTCATCGGGGCTGCTCTGCTGCTCGCGTTTGCCGCCCTCATAGCCTCAGCCATCCCCGCACGTCGCGCCGCCAGCATCGAGCCCATGATTGCCCTTCGCAACGAAGGTTAG
- a CDS encoding protein-disulfide reductase DsbD family protein — MSAKLRRTTTMNAMLSLRSSRLLFALLLTLMPGCLCAQIGTVVGNGGPGPAKAQHLTVEMISAGPQIAAGGTQTVAFVFSMEEGWHVYWKNAGFAGFPPRVKWTVPNGITAGPLQFTAPERLPLDTTVDYGYEDSVAYPVTVEAGKKPKADKTGNVHLAAEISWLVCKQVCIPGKANLGLDLKLVPAGTAVSHDGEQVGELGAALKGMPKPLPEKFRITASSSGNNIVLTAITGTRETDAEFFPAEQDVIADVAQIQTDILDNGAQIHLTRSPNAKTPPKQLSGVLKLATDESYTIDVPIVAGPPPVQAAGAGAGTLSTATAVGAAALAFVGGVLLNLMPCVFPVLFLKALSLLQTSSAEKQHVRSHGVAYTLGIVASFWLVVAALLALRAEGRQLGWGFQLQSPGFVVVLASFLFFFALSLAGMFDFGLSLTSTGDSLTHKSGYTGSFFTGVLATVVATPCVGPFMGAAIGFALAQPAPVTFLVFTTLALGLAAPYMLLTLNPAWVRLLPKPGAWMDLLKQITALPLFLTVIWLVYIYGRLSAANGIFAMAMLLGGLLLVVIAAWTLGRWPVRKWSTAVAAVLCVLAIALPLYAARESKSAVTWQTFDADAVAQARSQGKAVFVDFTAAWCLSCQVNERIVLKSSEVEKQLSQPNVVAMKADWTQYDAKITAALQAAGRDGVPTYIVYPANPSAPVDVLPEVLSKSVVLDALAKDLKQ, encoded by the coding sequence GTGAGCGCTAAGTTGCGCCGCACCACTACAATGAATGCAATGCTCTCACTTCGTTCCTCCCGCCTTCTTTTTGCCCTTCTGCTAACCCTTATGCCGGGTTGTCTCTGTGCGCAGATTGGGACCGTGGTGGGGAATGGGGGACCGGGGCCTGCCAAGGCACAGCACCTGACGGTGGAGATGATCTCTGCCGGGCCGCAGATTGCCGCCGGTGGGACGCAGACGGTGGCGTTCGTCTTCTCCATGGAGGAGGGGTGGCACGTGTACTGGAAGAATGCCGGGTTTGCCGGGTTCCCGCCGCGGGTAAAGTGGACGGTGCCAAACGGCATTACCGCCGGGCCGCTCCAGTTCACCGCGCCGGAACGTCTGCCGCTGGATACCACGGTGGATTATGGCTATGAGGATTCGGTGGCCTATCCCGTAACGGTGGAAGCAGGGAAGAAGCCTAAGGCGGATAAGACTGGCAATGTCCACCTCGCAGCGGAGATTAGCTGGCTTGTGTGCAAGCAGGTCTGCATCCCCGGCAAGGCGAACCTGGGACTGGACCTGAAGCTGGTGCCTGCCGGAACAGCCGTAAGCCATGATGGCGAGCAGGTAGGCGAACTGGGCGCGGCGCTGAAGGGTATGCCGAAGCCGCTACCCGAGAAGTTCCGGATTACAGCGAGCAGTTCTGGCAACAACATTGTCCTCACAGCGATCACCGGCACGCGCGAGACGGATGCCGAGTTCTTCCCGGCGGAGCAGGACGTTATTGCCGATGTGGCGCAGATACAGACAGACATCCTGGATAACGGCGCGCAGATTCATCTCACTCGTTCGCCGAATGCCAAGACGCCGCCGAAGCAGCTATCTGGCGTGCTGAAGCTGGCCACTGACGAGAGCTACACCATTGATGTGCCCATTGTGGCTGGGCCCCCGCCGGTGCAGGCTGCCGGGGCTGGTGCCGGGACTCTGAGTACGGCGACGGCGGTTGGTGCTGCAGCGCTGGCATTCGTTGGCGGCGTGCTGCTGAACCTGATGCCGTGCGTGTTCCCGGTGCTGTTCCTGAAGGCGTTGTCGCTGTTGCAGACCTCATCGGCAGAGAAGCAGCATGTGCGTTCGCACGGTGTGGCGTACACGCTGGGGATTGTGGCGTCGTTCTGGCTGGTGGTTGCGGCGCTGCTGGCCCTGCGCGCCGAAGGGCGGCAGCTTGGCTGGGGATTCCAGTTGCAGTCGCCGGGATTTGTGGTGGTGCTGGCGAGCTTCCTGTTCTTCTTCGCTCTGTCGCTTGCAGGCATGTTCGACTTTGGCCTGTCGCTGACGAGCACGGGTGATTCGCTGACGCACAAGAGCGGTTATACCGGCAGCTTCTTCACCGGTGTGCTGGCGACGGTGGTGGCGACGCCCTGCGTGGGGCCGTTTATGGGAGCGGCGATCGGGTTTGCCCTGGCTCAGCCGGCCCCGGTGACGTTCCTGGTGTTTACCACGCTGGCGCTTGGTCTGGCGGCGCCTTATATGCTGCTGACCCTCAATCCGGCGTGGGTTCGGTTGCTGCCCAAGCCCGGCGCCTGGATGGACCTGCTGAAGCAGATCACTGCGTTGCCGCTGTTCCTTACGGTGATCTGGCTGGTCTACATCTATGGGCGTCTGTCGGCGGCGAACGGCATCTTTGCCATGGCGATGCTGCTTGGCGGTTTACTGCTGGTAGTGATTGCGGCGTGGACGCTGGGGCGCTGGCCGGTGCGTAAGTGGAGCACGGCTGTTGCAGCGGTGCTTTGCGTGCTGGCGATTGCGTTGCCGCTGTATGCTGCGCGCGAGAGTAAGAGTGCGGTGACGTGGCAGACCTTCGACGCGGATGCCGTGGCGCAGGCCCGTTCGCAGGGCAAGGCCGTGTTCGTGGACTTCACGGCTGCGTGGTGCCTGTCGTGCCAGGTGAATGAACGTATTGTGCTGAAATCCAGCGAGGTGGAGAAGCAGTTGTCCCAGCCCAACGTGGTGGCGATGAAGGCGGATTGGACGCAGTACGACGCCAAGATCACTGCCGCATTGCAGGCTGCAGGCCGCGATGGTGTTCCGACGTACATTGTCTATCCGGCGAATCCATCAGCTCCCGTAGATGTTTTGCCCGAGGTGCTGAGCAAGAGTGTGGTGCTGGATGCGCTGGCGAAGGATCTGAAACAGTAG
- a CDS encoding CoA-binding protein: protein MNSSEDIERMLAAKTIAVVGLSGDPSKPSYFVSAYMQQAGKKILPVNPVVQSVLGETSYASLRDLPEKPEVVNVFRLPRAIPAIVEEMIELGLTNLWVQQGIRNEEAARRAEAAGIHVVMDRCIMVEHRMRER from the coding sequence GGCAAAGACAATCGCTGTGGTCGGGCTATCCGGCGATCCATCGAAACCGAGTTACTTTGTCTCTGCATACATGCAACAGGCAGGGAAGAAGATTCTGCCGGTGAACCCTGTTGTTCAATCTGTGCTGGGTGAGACGAGTTATGCCTCCCTGCGTGATCTTCCGGAGAAACCGGAAGTCGTCAATGTTTTCCGTCTTCCCAGGGCGATCCCCGCGATTGTGGAAGAGATGATCGAGCTTGGCCTGACGAATCTGTGGGTGCAGCAGGGGATTCGTAACGAGGAGGCCGCCCGTAGGGCCGAAGCGGCGGGAATTCATGTGGTGATGGATCGTTGCATTATGGTGGAGCATCGGATGCGTGAGCGCTAA